The Gasterosteus aculeatus chromosome 18, fGasAcu3.hap1.1, whole genome shotgun sequence genome segment TCTATGAGCAGGACGAGGAAGTGACGCTGTGCAACCAGAGGAAGCAGAAGCTGCATCTGTGAGGAAGAAGCACTCGGTCAGACGCCTTGAGGAGCAGAGACACCATGGTGGAACTCAGAGGGACTCAAAGGACTTTatgtgtgatgctgctgctgcttcaggctGCAGGTAagaacagcaaacacacagcaacTGTTCCACCAACGTGAGGAGAGTCCAACCGTCCACCTTCATGTCCAGTGTCCACTGGACTCTAGTGAAAGGACGTTTGATgctgtttgttatcgatgtcttCATCACGTGTGACTGGAGTCTAGAGATCTGTATTCTTACCTCAGTTCTTTCATATGTGTCAATAGTAAGTGGACAAACCCCCCCTGACCCCCGCTTCCTCGTCAGAGCCGGAGATGACGTCACTTTGCCTTCTAACCGTGTGGATCAGGACAGATGTGACGGTTCTACTTGGCTTTACAGTCGTAGTGGATCAACTGTGGAGCTGTTTAATCTTGGGAAGATTAAGAATAACGCTTTGATTCCAGAAGCTAAAACCAACAGACTGAGTTTGACAGCAAACTGTTCTCTGGTTATAAGAAACGTCTCAGGTGAAGATGTTGGTCTTTACATCAACAGAGATTATGATGAAACAGGAAAACAACAAGGTCCAGATGGTGTGGTCTCTCTGTACGTGTTTACAAGTGAGTATTTACATTAAATCATTTCAGCTcaaactgtccacacactgaaacattattatcatttaaaTGATGAAGAAGTTAATGTTACTCTTGTTGTCTTTCTCACATTATGAACATCTTCACCAGTGGAGGAAAAGGACTACGGGGGTCTGGTTGTGTTTTCCTGCTTAGTGTTGAGATTCTCTGGGTGTGAACACGGAGTAGAGTGGCTTTATGACGGCAAACAGACTGATGTGACGACATCACACGCTGCTTGTGAAGCCACTGTGACGTTTAAAGCTCCTTTTCATCAGAAGTCAAAGTATTATAAGTCACTGAGATGTGAAGTGAGAGACAATCAGAGTGGAAAAACTCTGCTGTTTGAAGCCTGCAGTCAGTTCTCATGTGAACAAACAGGTACGTTTGTTTTAAGACGACATCATTTTATTCCtcattcagtctcctcaggTAGTAAACACTGATTTATTTCACCTCCTtttcttgtgtctgtgtttcataTCATATTCCACTAAACCAAAGGAGGCCCATCGGGGGAGGGAAACATTACACCACCTGCACCACCAGGTAGTGacgtcctcctctctctccttgttATGGATGTTATATTAATAATCATGACTTATGAATGTCGGACTGACACACGTCCACATGTCCACATGTTGCTCCTGATGTTTCTTAAATGTCTTTAATATCTCTGCTATAAAGTAAAGTGTTAGAAACATCTTATCACATTCATTTGATAGTTATTATTCAATTAAAGACACTGATTGACTTATTAAAGACAGTTTGGTGCCtcgtgtgtgtttaaatgttctCATCCTCCCTCAGTCTGGTGGCCGTGGCTCGTCATCCCGCTGGTGGGTTTATTGgtcctcttcatcatcctcgTGGTCTTCATCAGATGGAGAAATCAAGGTGAGAAGTTACACATCCTCATCAGATGCTTTTATCTGCTGAAACTAAAGTCGActctttttcatcttttcagGGAAAAGAACACAGACGGACGAAAACAATGTGAGTTTTAAATCCACATGAACTTAAACTAAAATACatctttgttttcattgtgttgACGCTGCTTGGTTCAACTAAAAAACAAATCCCTATCCCTGTGCAGACTCCCACATTTTAAACACATCTATGATACAACAGAACCAAACATAAACCCTGAAAGACGGACTGTTTCCCCTCTATTAGTAATTCCCAATGCGGTTTCTAGGGGAATCCTTTAGGAGACCCGGTCGAACATACTTTTATCGATTAAGCTGCAAAAACCTCGATCAGATCCAGAGTTTAgctgaagagaagaagaagaagatgaagtgtgtacagtacacacacacttcattctACACTAATAATAAGAATACTGACTAGACCGTTTTTCACTGTGACTCCTTCCTGCAGGGAATGAGCTCTCAGCTTGCTGGGATCCGGCCCGGTTCAGAACCCCGTCAGGACGCGGTGAGCCCACACGAGCTGCACCCAACAGCTACACCCACTCACACATCGgtctgcagcagcaccaccaacaCGGCTGCACAAGTCCCACCTCCCTCTGActcaaaggaaaggagaagTTAAGACATTCAGCTTAAGCAGAAACGCCCACGTCTCTGAGCGGCCTGTTGTTGTCTCCTGTGTGCAGGCCGACCC includes the following:
- the LOC120808254 gene encoding uncharacterized protein LOC120808254 isoform X12, which codes for MVELRGTQRTLCVMLLLLQAAVSGQTPPDPRFLVRAGDDVTLPSNRVDQDRCDGSTWLYSRSGSTVELFNLGKIKNNALIPEAKTNRLSLTANCSLVIRNVSGEDVGLYINRDYDETGKQQGPDGVVSLYVFTMEEKDYGGLVVFSCLVLRFSGCEHGVEWLYDGKQTDVTTSHAACEATVTFKAPFHQKSKYYKSLRCEVRDNQSGKTLLFEACSQFSCEQTGGPSGEGNITPPAPPVWWPWLVIPLVGLLVLFIILVVFIRWRNQGKRTQTDENNGMSSQLAGIRPGSEPRQDAADPEEGVAYASVSYTRTAGGGAPARVKDGDDGDDVVTYCTVKAPPPASSSGAGASVDPSDLYAVVNKPNK